One Pseudomonas syringae CC1557 genomic window, TTTGACTGGAAACACTGGATCGTCATCCTGATCGTCGTAGTGCTGGTTTTCGGGACCAAGAAACTCAAGGGCCTGGGCAGTGATGTCGGTGAATCGATCAAAGGCTTTCGCAAGGCCATGCATGACGATGACAAACCT contains:
- a CDS encoding twin-arginine translocase TatA/TatE family subunit, translated to MGIFDWKHWIVILIVVVLVFGTKKLKGLGSDVGESIKGFRKAMHDDDKPEEQPAPQPQQAQPAPQGSPLNQPHTIDAQAHKVDEPIRKDQV